The following coding sequences are from one Macaca nemestrina isolate mMacNem1 chromosome 1, mMacNem.hap1, whole genome shotgun sequence window:
- the LOC105494845 gene encoding phosphopantothenate--cysteine ligase isoform X3, whose protein sequence is MKMVPKLLSPLVKDWAPKAFIISFKLETDPAIVINRARKALEVYQHQVVVANILESRQSFVFIVTKDSETKLLLSEEEIEKGIEIEEKIVDNLQSRHTAFIGDKN, encoded by the coding sequence ATGAAGATGGTGCCAAAACTGCTTTCTCCTTTGGTTAAAGATTGGGCTCCCAAAGCATTTATAATTTCCTTTAAGTTGGAGACTGACCCTGCCATTGTAATTAATCGAGCTCGGAAGGCTTTGGAAGTTTATCAGCATCAAGTGGTGGTGGCTAATATCCTTGAGTCACGACAGTCCTTTGTGTTTATTGTAACTAAAGACTCGGAAACCAAGTTATTGCTATcagaggaagaaatagaaaaaggcaTAGAGATAGAAGAGAAGATAGTGGATAATCTTCAGTCTCGACACACAGCTTTTATAGGTGACAAAAACTGA